A single window of Verrucomicrobiota bacterium DNA harbors:
- a CDS encoding efflux RND transporter periplasmic adaptor subunit, with protein MQKLRKLIAFLRNQPRWRLAAGGAAILLVAGWLWPSGGARDYGATFTSRRGTLTIKILEGGSIEAADAQEIRSEIRGGQGTKILKIVEEGYQVTEQDVKAGKVLVELDSSDLKQRIVSQDIQFQSTLAAYIDAQQAFDIQGIQNQTDVKAAEQKARFARMDFEKFLGDDLADSIIAKLKLQLDTNEIRLPDIDAFLGEQTAGATNAPLGTNMAPGTDTKWLGNGNPTEPGKTNGTSETQSAGAGALDDLSRSAMPVTTAPPIDFSQYAKLELLGDGAAKQQLRKLMDDAQLAKAQESLGNTKLDGTQRLFDKGFVPKSELDSETFNTQNNVLRVKTSETALELFVKYEFTKQAEELLSKYDESLRGHQRARKEAIAKLAQVRARLKSAEGRFKIEAEQRRDLNEQLNKCVIRAQKSGLVVYASDNRMFGSEQTREGATVRERQRIITIPDMKKMSVSVKIHEASIKQIKKGQPAKIRVDAYPDEELRGEVSKVGVLPDYQNRWFNPDLKVYETMVEIRQERDWLKPGMSAKVEIYVKELTNVVYVPLQAVSLARGKHLCQVLHFGRAQVREITIGDANDEFVEIKSGLAEGEKVMLRAPDTGRPEEENQEKTGEKTAADPASKEAPAAQSPAEKKPPAPGDSGKPDRNRPKAAR; from the coding sequence ATGCAAAAGCTCCGTAAACTCATCGCATTTCTGCGCAATCAACCGCGCTGGCGGCTGGCGGCCGGCGGCGCAGCCATCCTGCTGGTCGCCGGGTGGCTCTGGCCATCCGGCGGCGCGCGCGATTATGGCGCCACCTTCACCTCGCGGCGCGGCACCTTGACCATTAAAATACTGGAAGGCGGCAGCATTGAAGCCGCCGATGCGCAGGAAATCCGCTCGGAAATCCGGGGCGGGCAAGGCACGAAAATCCTGAAGATCGTCGAAGAGGGATACCAGGTGACCGAGCAGGACGTAAAGGCCGGCAAGGTGTTGGTGGAGCTGGACTCTTCGGATTTGAAACAACGGATCGTGAGCCAGGACATTCAGTTCCAGTCCACCCTGGCGGCCTACATTGACGCGCAGCAGGCGTTTGACATTCAAGGCATCCAAAACCAGACCGATGTGAAGGCCGCCGAGCAGAAAGCCCGCTTTGCGCGCATGGATTTTGAGAAGTTCCTGGGCGACGACCTCGCGGATTCGATCATTGCCAAACTGAAACTGCAATTGGACACGAACGAAATCCGCCTGCCCGACATTGACGCCTTCCTGGGGGAACAGACTGCGGGCGCCACGAATGCCCCGCTGGGGACCAACATGGCACCGGGGACCGATACCAAATGGCTGGGCAACGGCAACCCAACCGAACCCGGCAAAACCAACGGCACCAGCGAAACTCAGAGCGCCGGCGCCGGGGCCTTGGATGACCTGAGCCGCAGCGCCATGCCAGTGACCACCGCCCCGCCCATTGACTTCAGCCAATATGCCAAACTGGAACTGCTGGGCGATGGCGCCGCCAAGCAACAACTGCGCAAGCTCATGGATGACGCCCAACTGGCCAAAGCCCAGGAAAGCCTGGGCAACACCAAACTCGACGGCACCCAGCGCCTGTTTGACAAAGGTTTCGTGCCCAAAAGCGAACTGGACAGCGAAACGTTCAACACCCAAAACAATGTGCTCCGGGTGAAAACTTCCGAAACGGCGCTGGAGCTGTTTGTGAAGTATGAATTCACCAAGCAGGCCGAGGAATTACTCTCCAAGTACGATGAATCGCTGCGCGGACACCAGCGGGCGCGCAAGGAAGCCATCGCCAAACTGGCGCAGGTGCGCGCCCGGTTGAAATCCGCGGAAGGCCGGTTCAAAATCGAGGCCGAACAGCGGCGTGATCTCAACGAGCAATTGAATAAATGCGTGATCAGGGCGCAAAAATCCGGCCTGGTGGTCTATGCCTCGGACAATCGCATGTTCGGCTCCGAACAAACGCGGGAAGGCGCCACCGTGCGGGAACGCCAGCGCATCATCACCATCCCCGACATGAAAAAGATGTCGGTCAGCGTGAAGATCCACGAGGCGTCCATCAAGCAGATCAAAAAGGGACAGCCCGCCAAAATCCGGGTAGACGCGTATCCGGATGAAGAACTGCGGGGCGAGGTTTCCAAAGTCGGCGTGCTGCCGGATTACCAAAACCGGTGGTTCAACCCCGACTTGAAGGTGTATGAAACCATGGTGGAGATCAGGCAGGAGCGGGACTGGCTGAAACCGGGCATGAGCGCCAAAGTCGAAATCTATGTCAAGGAGCTGACCAATGTGGTGTATGTCCCGTTGCAGGCGGTCTCCCTGGCCCGCGGCAAGCACCTCTGCCAGGTCCTGCACTTCGGCCGGGCCCAGGTTCGCGAAATCACCATCGGCGATGCCAACGATGAATTTGTGGAAATCAAGAGCGGACTCGCGGAGGGTGAGAAAGTCATGCTGCGCGCCCCGGACACCGGACGCCCCGAGGAGGAGAACCAGGAAAAAACCGGCGAAAAAACGGCCGCTGACCCCGCCAGCAAGGAGGCTCCAGCCGCCCAATCCCCAGCGGAAAAGAAGCCCCCCGCACCGGGTGATTCCGGCAAGCCCGACCGCAACCGGCCCAAAGCAGCGCGGTGA
- a CDS encoding ABC transporter ATP-binding protein, producing the protein MPAIVMLDNVVKTYQMGPVTVEALRGITLHIEAGEYISIMGPSGCGKSTLLNVLGCLDRPTSGHYLLGPDDVSQMPDDQLSTVRGARLGFIFQSYNLIPQLTVLENIEVPLYYQGWHEQASRQRAEELARRVGLDNRLSHKPFELSGGQQQRVAIARALVNDPLVILADEATGNLDSRSGQEILAVFDELNRAGKTIVMVTHDESVAHRARRILRLRDGQVESDQTH; encoded by the coding sequence ATGCCCGCCATTGTCATGCTGGATAACGTGGTGAAGACCTACCAAATGGGTCCGGTCACCGTGGAGGCATTGCGAGGCATCACGCTGCACATTGAGGCCGGCGAATATATCAGCATCATGGGCCCTTCCGGCTGCGGAAAATCCACGCTGCTGAACGTGCTGGGCTGCCTGGACCGCCCCACCTCCGGCCACTACCTGCTGGGGCCCGATGACGTCTCGCAAATGCCGGATGATCAACTTTCCACGGTGCGCGGCGCGCGGCTGGGTTTCATTTTTCAATCGTACAACCTGATCCCGCAGTTGACGGTGCTGGAAAACATTGAAGTACCGCTTTACTACCAAGGCTGGCATGAGCAAGCCAGCCGCCAGCGAGCCGAGGAACTTGCCCGCCGGGTTGGCCTGGACAACCGGCTATCGCACAAACCCTTCGAGTTATCCGGTGGCCAGCAGCAGCGCGTCGCCATCGCGCGCGCGCTGGTCAACGATCCGCTGGTCATCCTGGCCGATGAGGCCACCGGCAACCTGGATTCCCGGTCCGGGCAGGAAATCCTCGCGGTGTTTGACGAATTGAACCGCGCGGGAAAAACCATCGTCATGGTGACCCATGACGAAAGCGTGGCCCATCGCGCCCGCCGCATCCTCCGGCTGCGGGACGGCCAGGTGGAATCCGACCAAACCCATTAA
- a CDS encoding ABC transporter permease → MLSPTPPSLLGRLKHRLLGKLVDDLVRARLDRTARLAFKSLWLHRMRSFLTVLGIVFGVCSVIAMLAIGEGASYEAQEEIKSLGSQNIILRSIKPGEEQKVAGAATEFVLTYGLTYKDVKAIKDTIPGVSVIVPGRIIREYIWNINRRVDAEIIGTVPWFPEMRNQRLSAGRFFTDMEMQSVANVCVLGKEAADALFPMETPLGNVVRVGGGYYRVVGIMEPRGKETKGDERASSGTVHRMFMPLETAVSRYGKTLIKRRAGSFEAERVELHEVTVKVEQLSEVLPVSQAIAGLLKRNHKKADYEMVVPLELLKRAEHTKRIFNIVLGSIAAISLLVGGIGIMNIMLATVTERTREIGIRRALGARRRDIVMQFLIESVILSGTGGVIGVALGITIPFLVSYFAGMKTIITVWSPLLAFSISAMVGVIFGLYPAQRAAQMDPVEALRHE, encoded by the coding sequence ATGCTTTCCCCCACCCCACCTTCGCTGCTCGGCCGGTTAAAACACCGGCTGCTGGGAAAATTGGTGGATGACCTGGTCCGGGCGCGGCTGGACCGCACGGCGCGGCTGGCGTTCAAAAGCCTCTGGCTGCACCGGATGCGCTCGTTCCTGACGGTGTTGGGAATCGTATTCGGCGTCTGCTCGGTGATTGCGATGCTTGCCATCGGCGAAGGCGCCAGCTACGAGGCGCAGGAGGAGATCAAAAGCCTGGGCAGCCAGAACATCATCTTGCGCAGCATCAAGCCAGGCGAAGAACAAAAGGTGGCCGGGGCGGCCACAGAGTTTGTGCTGACCTACGGTCTGACCTACAAAGACGTCAAAGCCATCAAAGACACCATCCCCGGCGTCTCGGTCATCGTGCCGGGGCGCATCATCCGGGAGTACATCTGGAACATCAACCGGCGGGTGGACGCGGAGATCATCGGCACCGTCCCCTGGTTTCCGGAAATGCGCAATCAGCGCCTGTCGGCCGGTCGCTTCTTCACCGACATGGAAATGCAGTCGGTGGCCAATGTCTGCGTGCTGGGCAAGGAGGCGGCGGATGCGCTGTTTCCCATGGAAACGCCGCTGGGCAACGTCGTGCGAGTCGGCGGCGGTTATTACCGGGTGGTGGGCATCATGGAACCGCGGGGCAAAGAGACCAAGGGCGATGAACGCGCCAGCAGCGGCACCGTGCATCGCATGTTCATGCCGCTGGAAACGGCGGTTTCCCGCTACGGCAAAACGCTCATTAAACGGCGGGCGGGCAGTTTTGAGGCGGAACGGGTGGAACTGCACGAGGTCACCGTAAAAGTCGAGCAGCTGTCCGAGGTGCTGCCGGTTTCCCAGGCCATCGCCGGCCTGCTGAAGCGAAATCACAAAAAGGCGGATTACGAGATGGTGGTGCCGCTGGAACTCCTCAAGCGCGCGGAACATACCAAACGCATCTTTAACATCGTGCTGGGTTCGATCGCCGCCATTTCCCTGCTGGTGGGCGGCATCGGCATCATGAACATCATGCTGGCCACCGTCACCGAGCGCACCCGGGAAATCGGCATTCGCCGCGCCCTGGGTGCGCGCCGGCGGGATATTGTCATGCAGTTCCTGATTGAATCGGTGATTTTGTCGGGCACCGGCGGGGTCATTGGCGTCGCCCTGGGGATTACCATCCCCTTCCTGGTAAGCTATTTTGCCGGGATGAAGACCATCATCACGGTTTGGTCGCCATTGCTGGCCTTTTCCATTTCCGCAATGGTCGGCGTCATTTTCGGGCTGTATCCCGCCCAACGCGCCGCGCAGATGGACCCGGTGGAGGCGCTGCGGCATGAATAG
- a CDS encoding 4Fe-4S binding protein translates to MDKAPPSRWQRIRPWVLRFYRLGLLVVTAWVVREQALRVERISGNAPLTVLEVRSLFPQAQKLHMDHGPRQGWFVRDAAGQELGYVVCTQPQCRRITGYCGVTDTLIGFNREDKVIGIRIRRSEDTVKHVEDVVTDRNFMHLWDDMYYEDLGKLSVSQAGIEGVSGATYTSMALAESLIARCELAQKNGNAKPWWRQIKLRAGDYGLLVVILGAGLMAFTRLHERKWLRYTYQWTVIGYVGFWSGHLLAQSLLAGWAKSGVNWQLATGLVLLALAAFVVPWSVRKPLYCHQICPYGFLQQWAGRLGRKRWRVTLPVWLDKQLRLVPWLLLVVVLCAVMLQLPMDLADLEPFDAFLFRAAGWPTITLALGGLLASLILPQPYCKYGCPTGALLEFARSHGESDSFGKRDLAAALLVLLALTLAWNYDAYLIWLNRPNGS, encoded by the coding sequence GTGGATAAAGCCCCCCCTTCACGCTGGCAGCGGATACGTCCCTGGGTCTTGCGGTTTTATCGGCTGGGATTGCTGGTGGTGACCGCGTGGGTGGTGCGCGAACAGGCGTTGCGGGTGGAACGCATCAGCGGCAATGCTCCGTTGACCGTGCTGGAGGTCCGCAGCCTCTTTCCCCAGGCCCAAAAACTTCACATGGATCACGGTCCCCGTCAGGGCTGGTTTGTGCGTGACGCGGCGGGGCAGGAACTGGGTTACGTGGTCTGCACCCAACCCCAATGCCGCCGTATTACCGGCTATTGCGGCGTCACGGATACGCTGATCGGCTTCAACCGCGAGGATAAAGTCATTGGTATCCGCATTCGCCGCAGTGAAGACACCGTCAAGCATGTGGAAGATGTCGTCACGGATAGGAATTTCATGCATCTCTGGGATGACATGTACTATGAAGACCTTGGCAAGTTAAGCGTGTCGCAGGCGGGCATCGAAGGTGTTTCCGGTGCCACCTATACCAGCATGGCGCTGGCGGAAAGTCTGATCGCCCGTTGCGAGTTGGCGCAAAAAAACGGCAACGCTAAACCGTGGTGGCGGCAAATCAAACTCCGGGCGGGCGATTACGGGTTACTCGTCGTCATCCTGGGGGCTGGTCTGATGGCCTTTACCCGACTGCATGAGCGCAAATGGTTGCGGTACACCTACCAATGGACGGTGATTGGCTACGTGGGTTTCTGGAGCGGCCATCTGTTGGCGCAATCCCTGCTGGCGGGCTGGGCAAAGTCCGGGGTGAACTGGCAACTGGCGACCGGTTTGGTCCTGCTGGCGCTGGCTGCGTTCGTGGTGCCGTGGTCGGTTCGCAAACCGTTGTATTGCCACCAGATTTGCCCGTACGGCTTCCTGCAACAATGGGCGGGGCGACTCGGGCGGAAGCGTTGGCGCGTGACGCTGCCCGTCTGGCTGGACAAACAATTGCGGCTCGTGCCGTGGCTGCTGCTGGTGGTGGTGCTCTGTGCCGTGATGCTGCAATTACCCATGGATCTCGCCGACTTGGAACCGTTTGACGCCTTCCTGTTTCGTGCGGCGGGCTGGCCCACCATCACTTTGGCGCTCGGTGGGTTACTTGCCTCCTTGATTCTCCCGCAACCCTACTGCAAATACGGATGCCCCACCGGCGCGCTGCTCGAATTCGCGCGCTCCCATGGCGAATCCGACTCCTTCGGAAAACGGGATTTGGCGGCCGCACTGTTGGTCTTGCTGGCGCTGACGCTGGCTTGGAACTACGACGCTTACCTGATCTGGCTGAACCGGCCCAATGGCAGTTAG